The DNA window CAATAATGGTGTCTACATCACTCCACTTAACAATCGTGGTTGACTCATCAATACGTTTTAATTTAAGTTTAGTTGAATCGGTATAAAATACAGTTCCTGTAACTGAATTACTATCATTTAAAACAACCTCTTCCTTGATTAAACGCTTGTGGTTAATGCAAGATTGAGACAAGCAAATGACAATCGCAGTAATGGCCGATAAGTTGAATTTGGATAACATACGTTTAACACGGTGATTTCCGTGCTATAACGAAGATACAATTAAAATAGAAGTATTAAAAGCTGCTTAATTACTTTTGCTTGGCCTTTTGCATCGGATTCTCACCTGTGCTTTGTCCGCGTATGACAGCTTTGTTTTTAAACACATCAAATTTAGCGGGTTCTCCTGCTATATTCCAGTTGTTATTTTTCTCATTGATATCACAGGTCTCTCTATACGGGTCTAATTGAATTGACACCACTTTATTTGGCTTCATGAATGTTTTGGTGACTTCGTTTTCATTTTTGCGCCATATGTAAGCGTTAATTCTATCAATTTCCGTTGTCCCATCTTCATAATTCCACTTAATAATAATAGGCATCACAGTTCCGCCTTTATTACTGAATTTTAATTCGTAAACGTAATTATTCTTGATCTTATTAAACTGACTATCTGGCATTAATTCCAAATTTTCGAAACGATTTTTCACTTCTTTCGTTACTGTTTGTTCAGGTTTGTAGTAATAATAAAAATCGCGTAAAGTAGTATCCACATCAATTAAAAACTTCATGCCAGACTCACGGTTACGGATTTTTGTAATGTGCTCAAATTGCTTTGGTGCAGGGTAATGTTTTATTGTATCCATTTTCATCGGAATTTGTTTTCCATTTTCCAAGCGATAAGCCTTTACTGTATCTAAGGCAATATCTACCGGTGTAATATCGTAAAACCAAGCTCTCCAAAACCAATCTAAATCAACGGCTGAGGCATCTTCCATGCTACGGAAAAAATCTGCCGGCGTTGGATGCTTAAATGCCCAGCGCGTACAATAGGTTTTAAAAGCGAAGTCAAATAATTCGCGGCCCATTACGGTTTCACGTAATATGTTTAAAGCTGTTGCGGGTTTACCATAGGCATTCGGACCAAAATGAATGATGTTCTCGCTATTCGTCATGATGGGCTCCAATTGATTTTTAGGTAAACGCATATAATCAACCATTTTGTGCGCAGGTCCACGTTGTGAATTAAAATTCGGATCAAACTCCTGCTCTGTCAAAAATTGAACAAAAGTATTTAATCCTTCATCCAACCAGCTCCACTGACGTTCATCGCTATTAATTATCATTGGGAAAAAGTTATGCCCCACCTCATGGATAATTACGAGTAACATTCCGTTTTTAGTTCCTTCGGTGTAAGTACCATCTTTCTCCGCTCTTCCGAAATTGAAACAAATCATTGGGTATTCCATACCATTTGCTGCTTCTATACTTTGTGCAACAGGATACGGATAATCGATGGTGTATTTAGAATATGTTTTAATGGTATGTGCTACCGTTTTAGTTGAGTACTTACGGTATAAAGGATACGCTTCCTTTCCATAAAAACTCATACACATGGTTTTATGCTTCCCAACAAAAGCAGGCATAGCGTCCCACACAAATTTTCTTGACGATCCCCAAGCGAAATCACGAACGCTATCCGCTTTGAAAATCCAGGTTTTGGTTGCCGTTGATTTATTCTTTTCTGCTGATTTTGCCTCCTCTAATGTTACCACTTCAATCACGTCTGTTGATGTTTGCGCTTTTTGCCAGCGTTGCATTTGTGTTGCATTTAAAACCTGTGCAGCATTTTGAATTTCGCCGGTAGAACAAACCACGTGATCGGCAGGAACTGTCATTTTCACTTTGAAATTTCCGAAAGCCAATGCAAACTCACCACGACCTGTAAACTGTTTGTGTTGCCAACCTTGAAAATCGCTATACACACACATGCGCGGATACCATTGGGTTAACGTAAAAATATGATTGCCGTCTTCAGGAAAAAACTCATAACCACCGCGACCACCTGTTTCCATACGGTTGCTCATTTTATATTTCCATTTTACTTTGAACTTAACTTTTGCGCCTGCATTCAATGCTTTTGGTAAATCAACACGCATCATGGTTTGATTGATTGTGTACTTGAGCGGTTTTCCCAACTCATCTGTTACTTCCAAAATTTTATCTCCCAAGCCAAGCTCCACTAAAGTTTGTTTGCGGGTAAGTCCCTTTAACTCATCTTTCGTCACCGGTTGATCAATTTTGTTTTCGTCAAAATAATTAGCATCCACATTTGGGTCGTGTTGATTTTCATCGAGCTGTAACCAAAGGTATTCGAGTTTATCGGGTGATTGATTATAATATGTAATCCACTCGCTACCCAACACAGTAAGATTTTTCTCATCCAAAGTTACATCGATATCGTAATCCGCTTTCTGTTGCCAGTATTTTGTTCCCGGTGCACCGGAAGCAGTACGGTATTCGTTCGGACTTTGCAAAATAGTACCAAGCTGTTCGAATTTATTGCCGTGATTAGAAGTTGGATTGTTCTGAATGTTTTGCGATTGCGAAAACAAAAAAGCAAATGCGGCCAAAGCCGTTGTTATTTTTTTCATTCCTGAAGGATATTTAGAAAACGTGAGTAACATAAAATTAAAGCGACAACGAAAATAAGTGATGTAAGTCCGGTTTTAAAGTACATTTCGACAGAGCTCAGTTTTTTATTCATTAGAAAGAACAAACCAAATAATACTGCCACAAAAATGACCTGACCGACTTCCAATCCTAAATTAAACATCAGCAAAGGCATAACGATAGATTGTTGGTGCCCCAGCATGGATTTAAGCAGGAAAGAAAAACCCATTCCGTGTACTAAACCAAAGCAACAAATTATCACGTAAATTACCGTCCCCCTATTTGGGGTATTTTTGTTTTTCAGGAGTACAAATAAGGCTGTAACAGCGATAGTAAGTACAATCAGAAACTCAATGAGAGATTGGTTAACATGAATAAGGTTGGTAACGCTAAGTGCTAAAGTTAAAGAATGACCGAGGGTGAATGCGGTAATTAAGCCCAAAAGTTTTTTCCATTGAGTTGTAGGGTATGAGAGTGCTAATAAGGCCATAAACAACATATGATCGTAACCATGCCAATCTAAAATATGCTCGAAGCCCGTGCTAAACCAAATGGAGTTGTTAATCATTTTGCTAAATTTACAATGTATAACAGTAAATAAAAAATGGCTCTTATAAAAAGTATTTTTTTATACTATTGGATGTTGATGCATCCGTACTATTTAAGTGTAACTGAATTAAAATACAATACAGCCGAAAAAAGTATGGCTATTTCCTGCAAAATGTTTACCAATGATTTGGAAGATGCCATTAAAAGAAGTTCAGGAAAAACTACCGACCTATTAAACCCAAAAGATAAAAAAGAAGTTGACAAACAATTAGCGGAATATATTAGTAAGAGGCTTAAAATTTCAATCGATGGTAAAGCTTGTAGCCTAAAATATTTAGGTTATGAAAAAGAAGAAGACTGCATTTGGACGTATTTGGAAATTGAAAAAATCGCTAAACCGAAAAATTTGAAAATTGAAACCACTTTATTGTATGATTTTCTGAAAGAGCAGATAAATATTGTTCATGTTGAAGTAGACAATTATAAAGAAAGCAGTAAAGTGAGCAATCCGGACAGTAAAATGGAGTTTAAACTTCCGTAAAATTATTTTGTGCTTATAGTTGAAAACAAAAGGTTCTCCAGGAATACTATCAGTTTTTTATCCTCCTTTTCATTTGGAAAATCTGTTAAAGCAGGCAGATTATTTTTAAAGAATTTTTGCGCGTGAGCCATTTCCACCACCGTACTGGCTAATGAATGCGGGAATTTGTATTTAGGACTGTAACTTAAAATCAAATCTGACAGACGTGCGCACAAATCTTTATAAGGTTTAAACAATCGGTCTTTATTATCGCTGCTTACGTGTCGGGTTAAGTACGCTTTAGAGCCTTCCCACATAACAAGTTGTTGCAATCTTTTTACGCTTAAATAGTCAGGCACTTCCGCATCATCCCCTTCAATCACCAATAATTCGATGGCTTTCTTTAATTTTTTCTCAGGAGAAGTGAGATTATTGATGGAGAAAACAATCTTATATTCGAGATAACTCCAATAAAAAGTCATTAAATAAATCAGGAGGCGGTGTTTATTTTCAAAATAACGGTAGATACCGGCCTCTGTTGTATTAATGGCAACCGCCAGTTTTTTAAAGGTAAACTCTTCGAACCCAAGCTTATTAATAAGCTCGAGACCATGCTTAAGTATTTTACGGCCCAGTTCCGATTGTTCGGGGTCGCGTAAAAATAACTTTTCATTCATTTTTATATGAACAGAGAACTCCATAATATTGTTATGATGGTACAAATGTATAAAAAATCTTAAATAATACTACTTTATATGATAGTAATACTATCTTTTTAACAATTATTACTATCTTTGATGCATAAATTATGAAAATGAAGCCGATTCAATTAATATATAAATGGTTCTTTAATGAAAGGGAAACACTGTACCGAATTTACCTTTTAGCCACGCTGCAGGGTGCTATGTATCTCATCATCCCCTTGGGTATTCAAGGTATTATTACTTACACAATGGCGGGACAATTCTCAGCCTCATTAATATTATTAGCAGGCATTACCATTTTGGCTGTTCTTTTTGCCGGATTATTTCAATTATGGCAAATGCGTATTAACGAAACCCTTCATGAAAAGATCTTTGCTTCCTTATCCGAAAAAATCACCCATTTGCTTGGCGAAAAAGAAAGAGGTACACATATTACAAGTAAGATTAATCAATTCTTCGAGGTGGTAACACTTCAAAAAGGAATCAGTAAAATATTACTTGAGTTTTCATTTGCAGTTATAAGTATTTTATTCGGTTTAATTATTTTACCTGCTTACAGCTCTTGGTTCCTCATTTTTAGTTTCATCATGACTATTTCTTTCTATCTTATTTTGAAAAATTACGGACAGAAAGCGGTAGATACGAGTATTAAAACATCTAAAAACAAATATAACCTGGGAAATCAATTTGCAAGTTATTGTCAATCCATAGTGTCTCCGGAAAATCAAATTAAAGCGCAGCAGGAGTTAGACGAATACCTTGTTAACAGACAATTACATTACAAAGTATTAGAAACTCAATACAAAGTTATCTTAACATTTAAAACCATTTTCGTGAGCATTCTTTTATTCGTTGGTGCATTTTTGGTTCAAACAGGCGAATTGAATATCGGACAATTTGTAGCCTCCGAAATCATTGTGTTGCTTGTGATAAATTCGGTTGAGAAACTGGTGACCAACTTAAGCACCGTATATGATTTAATTACCGCGCTTTATAAAGTGGAAGAAATTTTTGAAGCACAACCCTCCTCTTCTTTTTTAAATAATGCCCGCATCAGCGAACCCGTATTTCAAAAAATATACCGCCATAAATATTCGAAAGCAATTAAAGCGCTTTCTTATACGGTTTTATTTACTGCGCTTGGTTTATTGTTTTTTCCGTGGACACAAAACATTGAAGCAAACGGAAAAGTAACAACATTGAATCCGGAAAACAGACCGCAAACAATTAATTCACGCATTGCTGGTCGAATTGAAAAATGGTTTGTAAATGAAGGTGATTATGTAAAGCAAAACGATACCATTGCCTTCATTTCAGAAGTAAAAGATGAGTATTTCGATCCGCAACTCATTAGTCGTTCCGAAAGTCAAATTAAAGCCAAAGAATCATCGATTGTGTCCTATGAACAGAAAATTAACGCCATCGATTTACAGGTTGACGCCTTAACTTCTAATCTAAAACTAAAAACAGAACAGATTAAAAATAAATTCTTACAAGGAAAAAATAAATTAGCCAGCGACAGTGCCGAAATGATTAGCAGCGCTAATAACTATAAGGTTGCCGAAGAACAATTTAAACGCTATGAGGATTTATTAAACAAAGGAGTAATTTCAAAAACAGATCTTGAAAACAGAAAAGTAAAAGTACAGGATGCCTTAGCTAAAAAAATTGACAGCGAAAACAAATTCATTAACAGTAAAAACGAATTATTAAACATTGAACTTGAACTTAATTCGGTAAGACAAGATTACAATGAAAAATTAATGAAAGCCGAGTCGGATAAATTTTCGAGTATGTCTGCTTTATACGATGCGGAAGCGACCTTAACCAAAATGCAAGGACAATTAGCGAATTATTCGGTGAGACAAACTTATTACTACGTATTAGCGCCACAAACCGGATTTATTACAAAAACTTTTTCGCAAGGAGTTGGAGAAGTTATTAAAGAAGGTTCACCTATATGCAGTATTGTTCCGGAGAGCAAAGAACAAAGCATTGAATTATATGTCGATCCAATTGATTTACCGTTAATGCGTAAAGGACAAAATGTACAAGTGATATTTGACGGTTGGCCGGCATTTGTATTTAGCGGATGGCCGGGTGTTAGTTTTGGAACTTTTAGCGCAGAAGTAACAGCAATTGATAAAACCATTAGTGATAATGGAAAATTCAGAGTTCTTGCCGTAAATAAAAAGGGAGAGAAATGGCCTGACGCTATTCAAATTGGTGGTGGTGTAAAAGGCTTTGCTTTATTAAAGGATGTTCCGCTTATCTATGAATTATGGCGAAAGGTGAATGGTTTTCCGCCTGAGTTTTATCAAGAAACAAAAACAGCTAAAAATTCAAAAGGAACTAAATAAAATGGCAAACCTAAAACACATAACTCTTCTACTAGTATTTTGCCATGGTTTAATAATGGGACAGAGTTCGATGATGCCATCAGGCTTAAGCCTTAAACAATACATTAGTAATATAGAAGAGAATTATCCTCTGGTACAGCGTGCCGACAATCTCATCCATCAGGCTAAATTAAATTTAAAAGCGCAAAGAGGTCAGTATGATCCGTTTATTAAAGCCGATTACAACAATAAATATTTTGATGGAAATAACTACTATTCGGTTTTAAATTCAGAAATAAAACAACCACTTTTTACTTCACAATATTTAAAAGCGGGTTATGAGTTTGGTGATGGTATTTATTTAAATCCGGAATCAAAAACCAGTTCGTATGGTTTACCATTTGTTGGCTTTGAGGCGGCACTCTTGCAAGGTATGTTTTTTGATAAACGACGTGCCGGCGTATTAAAAGCACGTGAATACATCGATTATGGTAAAGCGGAGAGAAATGAAATTGTGAATGATGTTTTATTTAACGCGATTAATGCGTACAGTGAATTAAGTTTTGTGAATAAACAACTTACCATCTACAGGTATTTTATTCAACTCGCTCAAATCAGAAATAACGGTATTAGCGCCTTGGCGCAAATTGGCGAAAAACCATTTATTGACACGGTTGAAGCGTCTATCATTTATCAAAGTCGCGTTCTTGAATTACAAGCCCTTGAAATCGAAAACAGAAAGAAAAAAGCATCGGTGAATTCATTTAACTGGTTTCAAAACGGTAATACCGATTTACAATTTGATTTCACACCCGACTCTCTCGATCAATTATTTGAAGTATATAAAAACATCATGGTGCGTGAATTGAATATTGATAGTATTAACAACCCCATCATTCAACAATATAAAATCAAGCAAAATATTTTAAAAATAGATAAACGTTTAAAAGCCGAGATGATAAAACCACAATTAGACGTTAAATACAATTTTCTCACAAACGATAACGGTGCCTTTAATCCCCAATTAACAAGCAATAATTACAGATGGGGCGCTACCCTTTCCTTTCCGCTTTTTTTAAGAACACCAAGAAACGAATATAAAATAGCCGGCTTAGATGTTTTAAATGCCAAATTGGAAACGGAGACAAAAAGCAATGAGCTCAACAATAAAATTAATTTTACTGTTAAAGCACTCACAGTTATTACGGAGCAAATTAATAACGCGGCCAAAAATGTGGCGCTCAGCAAACGACTTTTGGAAGCTGAAAAATTAAAATTTGATAATGGAGAAAGCTCCTTGTTTCTATTGAATATGCGTGAAAATAAATGGCTGGAAACTGAGCTTAAGTTAGCGGAATACAAACTTAAATTCATTGAAACGGTGTTACAACTTGTACACCTGAAAGGTAACTTAAACTATAAAGCCTAATTGATATGATTTTATTAAATGTAATTACAAAAGACGAAAAGGTTCTAGATACCATCATTCAACAAGTGCTGGAACACAGGTTCAGTAAGAGTGTGCAATTGGATCATGAAGTGAATTTCTATCTCCATGGTTCCGAGATACGCGAAATAAAAACTCCAAAAGTAAGTTTCATAACTAAAGCTTTACTGTATAAAGAAATTGAGGAAATGCTTTTTGGTATAGCAGGCAGTCACAATATTACAATATATTCTATACCAATCGGACAAATGAATGAGGCTTACGCCAATGAAATACGAAATTATTTGAAGGCTGTTTAATGAAGTGGTGTTCTTTCATAGCATTATTCATACTTATAAATTTTAAAATCAAAGGTCAATCATACGACCTTGGCACCAAAGTTATCTATCTTGGTTCATCTGCTGCCATTCGTCATCTCGATCAAAATATCACGAACTCGCAAACAACCGATTATTACAAAACACCCATTATTGCAATAGGTTTAGATTATTGTTTTAGCCGAATAAGAGAGGTAAGTAATTCACGACTTGGCATTGGTCCGTACTTTTCTACTTGGTCGGCCAAACGAATTTACACCGATGATAAAAACAATCAATGGGAAAAAAGCTGGAGTGATTTTGCTTTTGGGGCTAGGTTTACACATCACTTAACCTACTTTATTCGCGAAAAATTAGATGTATGCAGCGGAGTTATCTTTGGAGCTCGTTACCGCCATTATCATTTTATTGAGAAAGAACAGGCAGGTTTACCGGTAAATTATCGCGATAAACAATGGTTGCCAATGGCAGGAATCACTGCTACGATTAAGTACTACTTTTATAAGGATATAGGCTTATTTGCGGAAGGAACTTTAGGTTACAAAACCGATTCGTTCTTATTCGGTTTATGCTATAAAATCAATTAATCTTAACGCCAATTACCAACACATCATCAGTTTGCTCCATATTCCCTTTCCAATCATAAAACGCTTTCATTAAAGTGTCTTTTTGTAGTTGAAATTTTTTTGTGTGATTAGTCAGAATAATCTCTTCAAATTGCTTATAACGAAACTTCTTTCCTTTTGGTCCTCCAAACTGATCGGCGTAACCATCCGTGAACGTATAAACAATATCACCCTTTTCTAATTGAAATTTTTGCGTTGTAAATGGTTTTGGGTCATGAAAAAATCCGCAAGGTTGCTTGTCGGCTTTCATATCCATAATTTCATTGTTACGCACTACATAAAATGAATTATTGGCCGCTGCATA is part of the Bacteroidota bacterium genome and encodes:
- a CDS encoding M1 family peptidase, translated to MKKITTALAAFAFLFSQSQNIQNNPTSNHGNKFEQLGTILQSPNEYRTASGAPGTKYWQQKADYDIDVTLDEKNLTVLGSEWITYYNQSPDKLEYLWLQLDENQHDPNVDANYFDENKIDQPVTKDELKGLTRKQTLVELGLGDKILEVTDELGKPLKYTINQTMMRVDLPKALNAGAKVKFKVKWKYKMSNRMETGGRGGYEFFPEDGNHIFTLTQWYPRMCVYSDFQGWQHKQFTGRGEFALAFGNFKVKMTVPADHVVCSTGEIQNAAQVLNATQMQRWQKAQTSTDVIEVVTLEEAKSAEKNKSTATKTWIFKADSVRDFAWGSSRKFVWDAMPAFVGKHKTMCMSFYGKEAYPLYRKYSTKTVAHTIKTYSKYTIDYPYPVAQSIEAANGMEYPMICFNFGRAEKDGTYTEGTKNGMLLVIIHEVGHNFFPMIINSDERQWSWLDEGLNTFVQFLTEQEFDPNFNSQRGPAHKMVDYMRLPKNQLEPIMTNSENIIHFGPNAYGKPATALNILRETVMGRELFDFAFKTYCTRWAFKHPTPADFFRSMEDASAVDLDWFWRAWFYDITPVDIALDTVKAYRLENGKQIPMKMDTIKHYPAPKQFEHITKIRNRESGMKFLIDVDTTLRDFYYYYKPEQTVTKEVKNRFENLELMPDSQFNKIKNNYVYELKFSNKGGTVMPIIIKWNYEDGTTEIDRINAYIWRKNENEVTKTFMKPNKVVSIQLDPYRETCDINEKNNNWNIAGEPAKFDVFKNKAVIRGQSTGENPMQKAKQK
- a CDS encoding HupE/UreJ family protein, which codes for MINNSIWFSTGFEHILDWHGYDHMLFMALLALSYPTTQWKKLLGLITAFTLGHSLTLALSVTNLIHVNQSLIEFLIVLTIAVTALFVLLKNKNTPNRGTVIYVIICCFGLVHGMGFSFLLKSMLGHQQSIVMPLLMFNLGLEVGQVIFVAVLFGLFFLMNKKLSSVEMYFKTGLTSLIFVVALILCYSRFLNILQE
- a CDS encoding TetR/AcrR family transcriptional regulator, giving the protein MEFSVHIKMNEKLFLRDPEQSELGRKILKHGLELINKLGFEEFTFKKLAVAINTTEAGIYRYFENKHRLLIYLMTFYWSYLEYKIVFSINNLTSPEKKLKKAIELLVIEGDDAEVPDYLSVKRLQQLVMWEGSKAYLTRHVSSDNKDRLFKPYKDLCARLSDLILSYSPKYKFPHSLASTVVEMAHAQKFFKNNLPALTDFPNEKEDKKLIVFLENLLFSTISTK
- a CDS encoding HlyD family efflux transporter periplasmic adaptor subunit: MKMKPIQLIYKWFFNERETLYRIYLLATLQGAMYLIIPLGIQGIITYTMAGQFSASLILLAGITILAVLFAGLFQLWQMRINETLHEKIFASLSEKITHLLGEKERGTHITSKINQFFEVVTLQKGISKILLEFSFAVISILFGLIILPAYSSWFLIFSFIMTISFYLILKNYGQKAVDTSIKTSKNKYNLGNQFASYCQSIVSPENQIKAQQELDEYLVNRQLHYKVLETQYKVILTFKTIFVSILLFVGAFLVQTGELNIGQFVASEIIVLLVINSVEKLVTNLSTVYDLITALYKVEEIFEAQPSSSFLNNARISEPVFQKIYRHKYSKAIKALSYTVLFTALGLLFFPWTQNIEANGKVTTLNPENRPQTINSRIAGRIEKWFVNEGDYVKQNDTIAFISEVKDEYFDPQLISRSESQIKAKESSIVSYEQKINAIDLQVDALTSNLKLKTEQIKNKFLQGKNKLASDSAEMISSANNYKVAEEQFKRYEDLLNKGVISKTDLENRKVKVQDALAKKIDSENKFINSKNELLNIELELNSVRQDYNEKLMKAESDKFSSMSALYDAEATLTKMQGQLANYSVRQTYYYVLAPQTGFITKTFSQGVGEVIKEGSPICSIVPESKEQSIELYVDPIDLPLMRKGQNVQVIFDGWPAFVFSGWPGVSFGTFSAEVTAIDKTISDNGKFRVLAVNKKGEKWPDAIQIGGGVKGFALLKDVPLIYELWRKVNGFPPEFYQETKTAKNSKGTK
- a CDS encoding TolC family protein, with protein sequence MGQSSMMPSGLSLKQYISNIEENYPLVQRADNLIHQAKLNLKAQRGQYDPFIKADYNNKYFDGNNYYSVLNSEIKQPLFTSQYLKAGYEFGDGIYLNPESKTSSYGLPFVGFEAALLQGMFFDKRRAGVLKAREYIDYGKAERNEIVNDVLFNAINAYSELSFVNKQLTIYRYFIQLAQIRNNGISALAQIGEKPFIDTVEASIIYQSRVLELQALEIENRKKKASVNSFNWFQNGNTDLQFDFTPDSLDQLFEVYKNIMVRELNIDSINNPIIQQYKIKQNILKIDKRLKAEMIKPQLDVKYNFLTNDNGAFNPQLTSNNYRWGATLSFPLFLRTPRNEYKIAGLDVLNAKLETETKSNELNNKINFTVKALTVITEQINNAAKNVALSKRLLEAEKLKFDNGESSLFLLNMRENKWLETELKLAEYKLKFIETVLQLVHLKGNLNYKA